A genomic region of Bactrocera dorsalis isolate Fly_Bdor chromosome 3, ASM2337382v1, whole genome shotgun sequence contains the following coding sequences:
- the LOC105232838 gene encoding uncharacterized protein LOC105232838 — protein sequence MSPLMERTLLLLGILCCLQATTALMCYDCNSAYDPNCGDPFEPYTLGKVNCTQQEVKEHLKDKYTKPLLCRKTTQKVYGKVRVVRGCGYIPDKSDDGLCMKRSGTHDVQAIYCACTSELCNHAASTLYQNNNHPILSALPYTLAAFFVWFATFSSHFNINAFGAVQNS from the exons atgtcACCACTAATGGAACGAACACTGCTGCTCTTGGGCATCCTTTGCTGTTTACAAG CAACCACTGCGCTGATGTGTTACGACTGTAATAGCGCCTACGATCCCAATTGCGGTGATCCATTCGAACCCTATACCTTGGGTAAGGTGAACTGCACCCAACAGGAGGTTAAGGAACATCTTAAAGACAAATACACCAAACCTTTGCTCTGCCGTAAGACAACACAAAAGG TTTATGGCAAGGTGCGCGTGGTGCGCGGTTGCGGCTACATACCCGATAAGAGCGATGATGGCCTGTGCATGAAACGCTCCGGCACACATGACGTGCAGGCAATTTATTGTGCGTGCACATCTGAGCTGTGCAATCATGCCGCCTCCACATTGTATCAAAACAACAATCATCCCATACTATCGGCATTACCCTATACATTAGCAGCGTTCTTTGTTTGGTTTGCCACATTTTCGAGTCATTTCAATATCAATGCTTTTGGTGCTGTGCAAAATTCATAA